In Manis javanica isolate MJ-LG chromosome 9, MJ_LKY, whole genome shotgun sequence, one DNA window encodes the following:
- the LOC140843395 gene encoding uncharacterized protein isoform X3 has protein sequence MRWGDPLQRLLHPGLPPACYRAGHRGAPILRARRLRPLLFIFPSAEAGAPRPSPPRPSLPSAGPKPGNAGVDPRRRSESQHVHRARSSRSAGWARPRRPVAAERPARQTPRLAPHPAPLAPLSASPPGPSELSDWPRGQKFLWRRLGADVTGRIVPFRDPGGSAHAAGCRLEAGGGRSGRAAARWRKGALSIQPF, from the exons ATGCGCTGGGGCGACCCGCTCCAGCGGCTGCTCCATCCAGGGCTCCCACCCGCCTGCTACCGAGCTGGGCACCGGGGCGCCCCCATCCTCCGCGCGCGGCGCCTGCGGCCGCTCCTCTTTATTTTCCCCTCCGCCGAGGCCGGCGCCCCGCGTCCGAGCCCACCCCGTCCGTCGCTGCCGTCCGCAGGACCGAAGCCCGGGAACGCCGGGGTCGACCCTCGGCGCCGCAGCGAGTCCCAGCACGTGCACAGGGCCCGCAGCTCCCGCAGCGCGGGCTGGGCGCGCCCCCGGAGGCCTGTAGCGGCGGAGCGGCCCGCGCGCCAGACCCCTCGCCTCGCGCCTCACCCCGCCCCGCTCGCTCCCCTCTCCGCCTCCCCGCCCGGCCCTTCCGAGCTCTCTGATTGGCCAAGGGGACAAAAGTTTCTGTGGAGACGGCTGGGCGCTGACGTCACGGGCAGAATTGTCCCATTTAGGGATCCCGGGGGCAGTGCGCATGCTGCAGGCTGCAGGTTAGAGGCGGGCGGAGGTAGAAGCGGCCGGGCGGCAGCCAGGTGGCGGAAAGGAGCACTCAGCATCCAG CCTTTCTAG
- the LOC140843395 gene encoding uncharacterized protein isoform X2 translates to MRWGDPLQRLLHPGLPPACYRAGHRGAPILRARRLRPLLFIFPSAEAGAPRPSPPRPSLPSAGPKPGNAGVDPRRRSESQHVHRARSSRSAGWARPRRPVAAERPARQTPRLAPHPAPLAPLSASPPGPSELSDWPRGQKFLWRRLGADVTGRIVPFRDPGGSAHAAGCRLEAGGGRSGRAAARWRKGALSIQCHG, encoded by the coding sequence ATGCGCTGGGGCGACCCGCTCCAGCGGCTGCTCCATCCAGGGCTCCCACCCGCCTGCTACCGAGCTGGGCACCGGGGCGCCCCCATCCTCCGCGCGCGGCGCCTGCGGCCGCTCCTCTTTATTTTCCCCTCCGCCGAGGCCGGCGCCCCGCGTCCGAGCCCACCCCGTCCGTCGCTGCCGTCCGCAGGACCGAAGCCCGGGAACGCCGGGGTCGACCCTCGGCGCCGCAGCGAGTCCCAGCACGTGCACAGGGCCCGCAGCTCCCGCAGCGCGGGCTGGGCGCGCCCCCGGAGGCCTGTAGCGGCGGAGCGGCCCGCGCGCCAGACCCCTCGCCTCGCGCCTCACCCCGCCCCGCTCGCTCCCCTCTCCGCCTCCCCGCCCGGCCCTTCCGAGCTCTCTGATTGGCCAAGGGGACAAAAGTTTCTGTGGAGACGGCTGGGCGCTGACGTCACGGGCAGAATTGTCCCATTTAGGGATCCCGGGGGCAGTGCGCATGCTGCAGGCTGCAGGTTAGAGGCGGGCGGAGGTAGAAGCGGCCGGGCGGCAGCCAGGTGGCGGAAAGGAGCACTCAGCATCCAG
- the LOC140843395 gene encoding uncharacterized protein isoform X1 codes for MRWGDPLQRLLHPGLPPACYRAGHRGAPILRARRLRPLLFIFPSAEAGAPRPSPPRPSLPSAGPKPGNAGVDPRRRSESQHVHRARSSRSAGWARPRRPVAAERPARQTPRLAPHPAPLAPLSASPPGPSELSDWPRGQKFLWRRLGADVTGRIVPFRDPGGSAHAAGCRLEAGGGRSGRAAARWRKGALSIQVGDDSSRVSMEIPPGLA; via the coding sequence ATGCGCTGGGGCGACCCGCTCCAGCGGCTGCTCCATCCAGGGCTCCCACCCGCCTGCTACCGAGCTGGGCACCGGGGCGCCCCCATCCTCCGCGCGCGGCGCCTGCGGCCGCTCCTCTTTATTTTCCCCTCCGCCGAGGCCGGCGCCCCGCGTCCGAGCCCACCCCGTCCGTCGCTGCCGTCCGCAGGACCGAAGCCCGGGAACGCCGGGGTCGACCCTCGGCGCCGCAGCGAGTCCCAGCACGTGCACAGGGCCCGCAGCTCCCGCAGCGCGGGCTGGGCGCGCCCCCGGAGGCCTGTAGCGGCGGAGCGGCCCGCGCGCCAGACCCCTCGCCTCGCGCCTCACCCCGCCCCGCTCGCTCCCCTCTCCGCCTCCCCGCCCGGCCCTTCCGAGCTCTCTGATTGGCCAAGGGGACAAAAGTTTCTGTGGAGACGGCTGGGCGCTGACGTCACGGGCAGAATTGTCCCATTTAGGGATCCCGGGGGCAGTGCGCATGCTGCAGGCTGCAGGTTAGAGGCGGGCGGAGGTAGAAGCGGCCGGGCGGCAGCCAGGTGGCGGAAAGGAGCACTCAGCATCCAGGTGGGGGACGACTCCAGCAGGGTTTCCATGGAGATTCCTCCGGGTCTAGCCTAA